A region from the Aegilops tauschii subsp. strangulata cultivar AL8/78 chromosome 5, Aet v6.0, whole genome shotgun sequence genome encodes:
- the LOC109762758 gene encoding uncharacterized protein isoform X2, whose translation MMEQMKVVREASQAAYDASLALQSNVQKPCELGARFADLDQKQIQLNLDLELAKTNLQKAKNEATETMNQALAQKDLDLAAAQKAAEEKTALANQKLASVGKLEEENAKLKTTLDEANREATRLKKDKNNLTEKMEGIARKRGDLENYLGGLAKKMFIMLEEFCQNFEEETGRVETSLDSILSPVKDEAAMNVL comes from the exons atgatggagcagatgaaggtggtccgggaagccagccaagctgcttaCGATGCCAGCTTAGCTCTCCAAAGCAACGTCCAG AAACCTTGTGAGCTTGGAGCCCGTTTTGCTGACCTGGATCAGAAGCAGATTCAGCTCAATCTTGACCTGGAGCTGGCCAAGACAAACTTGCAAAAGGCCAAGAATGAAGCCACTG AAACAATGAACCAGGCTCTGGCACAGAAGGATCTGGACCTCGCAGCCGCGCAGAAAGCAGCCGAAGAGAAAACTGCACTCGCTAACCAGAAGCTAgcttcagtcggcaaactggAGGAAGAGAATGCCAAGCTGAAAACTACCCTTGATGAAGCCAACAGGGAGGCGACTcgtctgaagaaggacaagaacaatctgacCGAAAAGATGGAAGGCATTGCTCGCAAGCGGGGCGATTTGGAGAACTATCTAGGAGGGCTTGCCAAGAAGATGTTCATCATGCTTGAAG AATTTTGCCAGAACTTCGAGGAAGAAACTGGGCgagttgagacaagcttggactCCATCCTCTCTCCTGTGAAGGACGAAGCTGCCATGAATGTGCTCTGA
- the LOC109762758 gene encoding uncharacterized protein isoform X1 produces the protein MDLLEVFLRRHIQPLQARDHPMWIYSGIDDTTRIHLEEVDEDTVEQWLRGITGNKDNLRGSRRIPPLDNSYEPDKALTEMYSMPNGEQEQYPQGEASGGESGEWHSDGGEDDESDDSDDGEEVDSPPRTERRSKQTHDPASIRGKATAQTGRTSKRPQMPSPVPTEKAPKQSKATPSKPQKALPKIKVVIPIASGAATSGTSAYMNEDEEMEEAVTSNSAPPNVIDLPDDDEDVPLRPMGRRNRKTSTSKAPQSSR, from the exons ATGGATCTGCTAGAAGTCTTCCTCAGACGACACATTCAGCCGCTTCAAGCtcgtgaccatccgatgtggatatATTCGGGCATCGATGATACCACTCGGATCCACCTAGAGGAAgtcgacgaggatacggtggagCAGTGGTTGAGGGGCATCACTGGCAACAAGGATAACCTCAGGGGGTCCAGGAGGATCCCTCCACTCGACAACTCGtatgaaccagacaag GCCCTCactgagatgtactcgatgcccaacggagagcaggagcagTATCCGCAAGGGGAGGCGAGCGGAGGCGAGAGCGGCGAGTGGCACTCTGATGGGGGAGAAGACGACGAAAGCGACGACTCTGATGACGGTGAAGAAGTCGACTCACCCCCTCGCACCGAAAGGCGATCCAAACAAACTCACGACCCGGCAAGTATCCGTGGTAAAGCGACTGCGCAGACTGGACGGACCTCAAAGCGCCCTCAGATGCCTTCCCCAGTGCCGACTGAGAAGGCCCCGAAGCAATCAAAAGCTACGCCGTCAAAACCGCAGAAGGCCTTGCCCAAGATCAAAGTGGTCATTCCCATTGCTTCCGG TGCTGCTACCTCTGGGACTTCAGCTTACATGAATGAAGACGAGGAAATGGAAGAAGCAGTCACCTCTAACTCGG CTCCTCCCAATGTCATTGACCTTCCAGACGACGACGAGGATGTGCCGCTGAGGCCTATGGGAAGAAGAAACAGGAAGACGTCAACTAGCAAAGCGCCTCAGTCGAGCCGGTGA
- the LOC123493338 gene encoding uncharacterized protein produces MSSPATWTTKLRTHGESLLKSMSKMIEANNATLDSLMSARVDGIRDEIALDLEQIRTDFYKTEPPEPDPKADGTSSSRNAGPGRGAAATSALGVDNEHRGKAHNIYVPPPVRGARDSVFSPRNFSPRDPHVMDTAECSLFSMHLEIPKFDGLNPRLWQNRCEDQFRLWSTPPHRWLSLATAHFEGAAARWFESMQRRMPNTNWSEFCAALQSRFGRNQHQTLLRKLFRIAQTTTVEDYVECFAELYDQLTAYEDTPNSLLHHQVLDGLKPGVRMVVALQKPKDLDAAYELALLHEELGETYSSTGCSAPRKSVTTSSYTSSKVQKQEDRRNSDSASSVAQEDKWTALRNYRKSKGLCFVCGEKWSKDHVCKATVQLHFVQEMIEQLQSNSNEESDSDSEQHEQSSVHSIRLSAAAMGKEPEVPVLQLEIDLQGHKFQFLVDSGSTHSFMDLQHSSFAGVIPIKTLTVTVAGGSTIQWQQQIKNCVWQCNGAKFISDFKLLPLQTYDGILGLDSLAQHSPMYVDWVEKWLSFNKEGQTVTLHGIGSEECSYTCVSIFSIQVEGQAAITPEIQLLLEEFADVFETPTQLPPRRDCDHKINLIPGARPVTVRPYRIAPQLKDELEKQIAEMLKSGVIRPSKSPFSSPVILVKKKGGEWRLVVDYRMLNAITIKGKFPVHVIDKLLDELAGAAWFTKIDLRAGYHQIRLAAGEEYKTAFQTHLGHYEFIVLAFGLSEAPGTFQGALNTTLSPVKRKNTLVFFHDILFFSKSYKEHLKHVREVLALLRADKWKVKMSKCAFAQQQIGYLGHTITAQGVATDPSKIQTVEQ; encoded by the coding sequence ATGAGTTCACCAGCAACATGGACAACAAAGCTCCGGACCCATGGTGAGTCACTCCTCAAATCGATGAGCAAGATGATCGAAGCGAACAACGCGACACTCGACAGCCTCATGTCGGCTCGGGTGGATGGGATCCGTGACGAAATTGCCCTTGACCTCGAGCAGATCAGGACGGATTTCTACAAGACGGAGCCGCCGGAGCCGGATCCCAAGGCCGACGGAACTTCATCTTCGCGCAACGCTGGGCCAGGTCGTGGCGCTGCTGCGACCAGCGCCCTTGGCGTCGACAACGAACACCGGGGGAAGGCACATAACATTTATGTCCCTCCTCCGGTCAGAGGTGCGCGCGATTCAGTTTTCTCTCCCAGAAATTTTTCTCCCCGTGATCCTCATGTGATGGATACTGCTGAGTGCTCCTTGTTTTCCATGCATCTGGAGATCCCCAAGTTCGATGGCTTGAACCCGAGATTATGGCAAAATCGTTGCGAAGACCAGTTCAGACTGTGGAGCACGCCTCCTCACAGATGGTTATCGTTAGCCACGGCTCATTTCGAAGGTGCTGCTGCACGGTGGTTTGAATCTATGCAGAGGCGCATGCCGAATACCAACTGGTCAGAATTCTGTGCTGCGTTACAAAGTCGTTTTGGGCGCAACCAACACCAAACCCTGCTCAGGAAGTTGTTCAGAATTGCTCAAACAACGACAGTGGAAGACTATGTTGAATGCTTTGCGGAGCTCTATGACCAGTTAACAGCATATGAAGATACACCCAACTCCTTGCTACACCACCAGGTTTTGGATGGTTTGAAGCCTGGGGTGCGGATGGTTGTTGCACTACAGAAACCCAAGGATTTAGATGCAGCATACGAACTTGCTCTGTTGCACGAGGAGTTAGGTGAGACGTACTCTTCTACCGGTTGTTCCGCTCCAAGGAAATCAGTAACAACTTCTAGCTATACCAGTTCAAAGGTTCAAAAACAGGAAGACCGACGAAATTCAGATTCTGCCAGCAGTGTAGCTCAGGAAGATAAGTGGACAGCACTCAGAAATTACAGGAAATCCAAGGGGCTATGTTTTGTTTGTGGAGAGAAATGGTCTAAAGATCATGTGTGCAAGGCCACAGTTCAACTACATTTTGTGCAAGAAATGATAGAGCAGCTACAATCTAATTCCAATGAAGAATCTGATTCTGATAGTGAACAGCATGAGCAGTCTTCAGTTCATTCCATCAGGTTATCTGCTGCAGCTATGGGAAAGGAACCAGAAGTCCCAGTTTTACAATTAGAGATTGATTTGCAAGGCCACAAATTTCAATTCCTAGTTGACTCGGGCAGTACACACTCTTTCATGGATTTGCAACACAGTTCCTTTGCAGGGGTCATCCCAATTAAAACACTCACTGTTACAGTAGCTGGTGGCTCAACAATTCAGTGGCAACAACAAATCAAAAATTGTGTGTGGCAGTGCAATGGTGCTAAATTCATTTCAGATTTCAAGTTGTTGCCCCTGCAAACCTATGATGGCATATTGGGGTTGGACTCGCTGGCCCAACACAGTCCTATGTATGTCGATTGGGTTGAAAAATGGTTATCATTTAACAAGGAGGGACAGACAGTCACTTTACATGGCATTGGATCTGAAGAGTGTTCTTACACCTGTGTTTCCATATTTTCAATTCAAGTTGAAGGACAAGCTGCTATCACTCCAGAAATTCAGTTGTTGTTGGAAGAATTTGCTGATGTGTTTGAAACTCCTACTCAGTTACCTCCTAGAAGAGATTGTGACCACAAGATCAATTTAATTCCAGGAGCTAGACCAGTAACAGTTAGACCATACAGAATAGCACCACAGTTAAAGGATGAACTTGAAAAACAAATTGCAGAGATGTTGAAGTCAGGTGTCATCAGGCCCAGCAAAAGCCCTTTCTCTTCTCCAGTAATTCTGGTTAAGAAAAAAGGGGGAGAATGGAGATTAGTAGTGGACTACAGAATGCTAAATGCTATCACAATCAAAGGGAAATTCCCAGTACATGTGATTGATAAACTTCTGGATGAATTAGCTGGTGCTGCTTGGTTCACTAAAATAGATCTCAGggctggttatcatcagatcagaTTGGCTGCAGGGGAGGAATATAAAACAGCTTTCCAAACTCATCTGGGTCACTATGAGTTCATAGTTTTAGCTTTTGGTCTTAGTGAAGCCCCAGGAACATTTCAGGGAGCCTTAAACACCACATTGTCTCCAGTTAAGAGGAAGAATACCTTGGTTTTCTTTCATGACATTTTATTTTTCAGTAAGTCCTATAAGGAGCATTTGAAGCATGTCAGAGAAGTTCTTGCCTTGCTAAGAGCTGATAAGTGGAAAGTTAAGATGTCAAAATGTGCATTTGCTCAACAACAAATTGGTTACTTGGGACATACAATAACTGCTCAAGGAGTTGCAACAGATCCTAGCAAAATCCAAACAGTGGAGCAATGA